A stretch of the Candidatus Hydrogenedentota bacterium genome encodes the following:
- the ftsA gene encoding cell division protein FtsA — MRGRGEVVSVVDFGSRDIRALVARRDFDGTIHVIGHGTAPAHGCVSQGVIQDRAAAQLSLKRALNFAEKESRTKITSVFCGVNGKKVETFIREGTCKIERDIVEHSHMIEARDIASRDILAAGKRVTSSISAQEWYVDDMRVIDPIGIRGQVLKTRIHFARLPAVIEDNIITCIESQGRELEDMIFLPIASALGCLTPEDLELGVGVLDLGRGITGLAIYRDFRILGTHCFEWGGYHITRDVAAGLQVSFEEADELILDYGISDTCITEEFDETAETHGANGDDNTTRVKLRSNVPGSPSVVDREDLDAIVYERAKELLVKVRQHIQARGLLKNLVRGIVLTGGAASIKNYTNLAEAVFQVPCRVGVPTGVEVLPHAVQAPEFSAAVGIVRHAFEYRAAARHGRIEPRGSMVSVSRRAARFLKRYFL, encoded by the coding sequence GTGCGAGGTAGAGGCGAGGTAGTCAGCGTTGTTGATTTCGGTTCGCGGGACATCCGCGCCCTCGTGGCGCGCCGCGACTTCGACGGCACCATTCACGTCATTGGCCACGGCACCGCGCCCGCGCACGGGTGCGTGTCGCAAGGGGTAATCCAGGATCGCGCCGCGGCGCAACTCTCCCTCAAGCGCGCGCTCAACTTCGCCGAGAAGGAATCGCGCACCAAGATCACGTCGGTCTTCTGCGGTGTGAACGGCAAGAAAGTCGAAACGTTCATCCGCGAAGGCACCTGCAAGATCGAGCGCGACATCGTCGAGCATTCCCACATGATCGAAGCGCGCGACATTGCCTCGCGCGACATTCTCGCCGCGGGCAAACGCGTCACATCCTCTATCAGCGCGCAGGAATGGTACGTCGACGACATGCGCGTCATCGACCCCATCGGCATTCGCGGCCAGGTCTTGAAGACGCGCATCCACTTCGCGCGCCTGCCTGCCGTGATCGAAGACAACATCATCACCTGCATCGAGTCGCAGGGCCGCGAACTCGAAGATATGATCTTCCTTCCGATTGCGTCGGCGCTCGGATGCCTCACGCCGGAAGACCTCGAGCTCGGCGTTGGCGTCCTCGATCTCGGCCGCGGCATAACCGGACTCGCCATCTACCGCGACTTCCGCATCCTCGGCACGCACTGCTTCGAGTGGGGCGGCTACCACATCACGCGCGACGTCGCCGCGGGCCTCCAGGTCAGCTTCGAAGAAGCGGACGAATTGATCCTCGACTACGGCATCTCCGACACGTGCATCACCGAAGAGTTCGACGAAACGGCGGAGACGCACGGCGCAAACGGCGACGACAACACCACGCGCGTCAAACTGCGCAGCAACGTCCCCGGCTCGCCGTCGGTCGTCGATCGCGAAGACCTCGATGCAATCGTCTACGAGCGCGCGAAGGAACTGCTGGTGAAAGTGCGCCAGCATATCCAGGCGCGAGGCCTGCTGAAGAACCTCGTGCGCGGCATCGTGCTGACGGGCGGCGCCGCTTCGATCAAAAACTACACGAACCTGGCCGAGGCCGTCTTCCAGGTGCCCTGCCGCGTAGGCGTGCCCACGGGCGTGGAAGTCCTGCCGCACGCGGTCCAGGCGCCGGAGTTTTCCGCGGCGGTGGGCATCGTGCGCCACGCTTTCGAGTACCGCGCCGCCGCACGCCACGGCCGCATCGAACCGCGCGGCTCGATGGTGTCGGTCTCGCGCCGCGCCGCGCGCTTTCTCAAGCGCTACTTCCTGTAA
- a CDS encoding restriction endonuclease has product MGTIRPLDMRLIADLFGMGGGYVLDFSDRTFAEFFVDELNVDIDDAKFEVEGTSKAKRLRFFLKSCDPQLRIRTLLALWEYREDARRRKGNPESIADAQERFYELIERLGGKRPSAKSSETPSKPLTEFDLSRAQLLMQKLLELSKLEPHPRGYAFEAFLKELFDANGLAARASFRLVGEQIDGSFELSGETYLLEAKWTGPAIGATELRAFEGKVADKAAWSRGLFVSQSGFTAEGLEAFGRGKRVVCMDGLDLYEMLKMRLPFAEVMARKVRRAAESGKPFVNVRELYTY; this is encoded by the coding sequence ATGGGAACAATTCGACCGCTCGATATGAGGCTAATTGCAGATTTGTTTGGAATGGGCGGCGGCTACGTCCTTGATTTTTCCGACCGAACTTTCGCGGAATTCTTTGTTGACGAACTCAACGTGGATATCGATGATGCAAAATTCGAGGTCGAAGGGACAAGTAAGGCCAAGCGCCTACGTTTTTTTCTAAAGAGTTGCGACCCGCAACTTAGAATCCGCACGTTGCTGGCGCTCTGGGAGTACCGGGAGGACGCCCGTAGACGGAAAGGTAACCCAGAAAGCATCGCGGACGCGCAGGAACGATTCTATGAACTAATTGAGCGCCTTGGCGGGAAGCGGCCAAGTGCTAAGTCGTCTGAAACCCCTTCCAAACCTCTTACTGAGTTCGATTTGTCTCGCGCGCAATTGCTTATGCAGAAGCTACTCGAACTCAGCAAACTCGAACCGCATCCGCGAGGATACGCCTTTGAAGCTTTCCTGAAGGAGTTATTTGACGCGAATGGCTTGGCGGCACGGGCATCATTCCGGTTAGTCGGCGAGCAGATCGATGGCAGCTTCGAGCTTTCTGGCGAAACGTACCTACTCGAAGCGAAGTGGACGGGTCCAGCCATAGGAGCGACGGAACTACGGGCATTTGAGGGTAAGGTGGCAGACAAGGCGGCTTGGTCGCGGGGCCTATTTGTCAGTCAAAGCGGCTTCACCGCCGAGGGCCTTGAAGCGTTTGGAAGGGGAAAGCGCGTGGTTTGCATGGATGGGCTCGATCTCTATGAAATGCTCAAGATGAGGCTGCCATTTGCCGAAGTCATGGCGAGAAAGGTTCGGCGCGCGGCCGAGAGCGGCAAGCCATTTGTCAATGTACGGGAGCTGTATACTTACTGA
- a CDS encoding family 20 glycosylhydrolase has product MTRVHVVTSIMCIVAGLLVMGCSTMPGKTAARGNSRDERSPAIAGWPLLPMPRQMEVTRTFRNRGVCENGFGPVDAVIDPLRVPHPQGYELTIAARRGGRSPLVSIVAHDEAGAFYASQTLKQIAEQARVKGCVPACRIVDWPDFPDRGVMLDVARCKVPEMKTLYELVDLFASWKYNQLQLYTEHTFAYRNHPAVWQDASPMTPQQIQDLDAYCRARYIQLVPNQNSFAHMRRWLMLPEYAALAETAGGGDLCPTDPKSIELLRDMYASLLPNFSSSMANVGCDETFSIGKGRSKDAVAARGAGRVYLEFLLQIHGIVAAHGRRMQFWADIINNNPELIPELPKDVIAMEWGYDKGHPYPEHTKRFHDNNVAFYVVPGTSSWNSLLGRTDNALANLREAAENGRNNGARGYLVTDWGDGGHWQFLPVSFLPFAHGAAVSWCHDANHNADPAALADAYAFRDSAGVMGRLAFDLGNAHQLSGITPGNSTVYYMFLQRYFSRPLDNSGLDTLNPENLDKTAARVDELIARIDGAKMDRADADLIKAEFRMNAAMARFACRLGAARLRAGACLTAELPKDLRAQLAAELEPLIPEFRQLWLARNRSGGLKESAGTLENILAELKK; this is encoded by the coding sequence ATGACTCGCGTTCACGTCGTTACATCAATAATGTGTATCGTCGCCGGGCTACTCGTCATGGGGTGCAGCACGATGCCCGGAAAAACGGCGGCGCGCGGAAATTCTCGCGACGAACGCAGCCCCGCCATCGCAGGCTGGCCACTCTTACCGATGCCGCGGCAAATGGAAGTGACTCGAACGTTTCGCAATCGCGGCGTGTGCGAAAACGGGTTCGGCCCGGTTGATGCCGTAATCGATCCACTCCGAGTTCCGCATCCTCAGGGATACGAGTTGACCATCGCCGCCCGGCGCGGCGGTCGATCGCCGCTGGTCAGTATCGTGGCCCACGACGAAGCGGGAGCGTTCTACGCGAGCCAGACGCTGAAACAGATCGCGGAACAGGCGCGAGTGAAGGGTTGCGTTCCCGCGTGCCGAATTGTGGATTGGCCCGACTTTCCCGACCGCGGCGTGATGCTCGACGTCGCCCGCTGCAAAGTCCCGGAGATGAAGACGCTCTACGAACTCGTCGATCTCTTCGCCTCGTGGAAATACAACCAGCTTCAACTCTACACCGAACACACCTTCGCCTATCGGAATCATCCCGCCGTGTGGCAAGACGCATCGCCGATGACGCCACAACAAATTCAGGACCTCGACGCCTATTGCCGCGCGCGCTACATACAACTTGTTCCAAATCAGAATTCCTTTGCGCACATGCGGCGCTGGCTCATGCTGCCCGAATACGCAGCCCTCGCCGAGACTGCCGGCGGCGGCGATTTGTGCCCCACCGATCCGAAGTCCATCGAACTCTTGCGCGACATGTACGCTTCACTGCTGCCGAATTTCTCCAGTTCGATGGCCAACGTCGGCTGTGACGAAACGTTCAGTATTGGCAAAGGCCGCAGCAAAGACGCCGTGGCGGCACGTGGCGCAGGCCGCGTGTATCTCGAATTTCTCCTGCAGATTCACGGAATTGTCGCCGCGCATGGCCGGCGCATGCAGTTCTGGGCGGACATCATCAACAACAATCCCGAACTCATTCCCGAACTGCCCAAGGATGTCATCGCCATGGAGTGGGGATACGACAAAGGGCATCCGTATCCCGAGCATACAAAGCGATTTCACGACAACAACGTCGCGTTTTATGTTGTGCCCGGCACGTCCTCATGGAACTCGCTGCTGGGTCGCACCGACAACGCGCTCGCAAACCTGCGCGAGGCCGCCGAGAACGGGCGTAACAACGGCGCCCGGGGATATCTCGTCACCGACTGGGGCGACGGAGGACACTGGCAGTTTCTTCCAGTTTCGTTCCTGCCATTCGCACACGGCGCGGCAGTGAGTTGGTGTCATGACGCCAATCACAACGCCGACCCAGCAGCACTCGCCGACGCATACGCATTCCGTGATTCCGCCGGCGTCATGGGACGGCTGGCATTCGATTTGGGCAACGCCCACCAGTTGTCGGGCATCACTCCTGGCAACAGCACGGTCTACTACATGTTCCTGCAACGTTACTTCAGCCGACCTTTGGACAACAGCGGACTCGACACACTCAACCCGGAAAACCTCGACAAGACGGCCGCGCGCGTCGACGAGCTGATCGCAAGAATCGACGGCGCAAAAATGGATCGCGCCGACGCCGACCTTATCAAGGCCGAATTCCGCATGAACGCCGCCATGGCCCGCTTCGCCTGCCGCCTCGGCGCGGCGCGCCTGCGCGCGGGAGCGTGCCTGACCGCGGAACTCCCCAAGGACCTGCGCGCGCAACTCGCCGCCGAACTCGAACCGCTCATCCCCGAGTTCCGCCAACTCTGGCTCGCCCGCAACCGCTCCGGCGGCCTCAAGGAAAGCGCCGGAACGCTGGAAAACATCCTCGCCGAACTCAAGAAGTAG
- the rffA gene encoding dTDP-4-amino-4,6-dideoxygalactose transaminase: protein MHDSHAIPFNKVLPQGQELEYMAQSLASGRVAGDGTFTQKCHGLLQSLLGVHKVLLTTSCTHALEMSALLLDIQPGDEIICPSFTFVSTINAFVLRGAKPVFIDCRPDTLNMDESVLEDLITPRTRAILPVHYAGVGCEMDAIMDIANRHGVAVIEDNAHGLFGKYRGQWLGTFGVLATQSFHETKNFTCGEGGALLINEWKFEDRAEVLREKGTNRSRFFRGQVDKYSWVDLGSSYLPSDMLAAFLYAQLERRDEIQARRKRIWVTYATELGDWCEAHGVRQPVVPQHCDQAYHMFYMLMPSFAARQGLIAHLREHNITAVFHYLPLHTSDMGMRFGYREGDFPVTEDISDRLLRLPMFNGMADEELERVVDAVSSYGAG, encoded by the coding sequence ATGCACGACTCGCACGCAATACCGTTCAACAAGGTCCTCCCGCAGGGGCAGGAACTCGAGTATATGGCCCAGTCCTTGGCGTCCGGGAGAGTCGCGGGCGATGGGACGTTCACACAGAAATGCCACGGCCTGCTGCAATCCCTGCTCGGCGTTCACAAGGTGTTGCTGACGACCTCGTGCACGCATGCACTGGAGATGTCGGCGTTGCTGCTCGATATCCAGCCGGGCGACGAGATCATCTGCCCGTCGTTCACGTTCGTATCGACGATTAACGCGTTTGTCCTCCGCGGGGCCAAGCCGGTGTTCATCGATTGCCGGCCGGACACGCTCAACATGGACGAGTCCGTCCTCGAAGACCTCATCACGCCGAGGACGCGCGCGATTCTGCCGGTGCACTATGCCGGCGTGGGCTGCGAGATGGACGCCATCATGGACATTGCGAATCGGCACGGCGTGGCCGTAATCGAGGACAATGCGCACGGTCTCTTCGGAAAATACCGGGGCCAGTGGCTGGGGACCTTCGGCGTATTGGCCACGCAGAGCTTTCACGAGACGAAGAATTTTACGTGCGGCGAAGGCGGCGCCCTGCTCATCAACGAATGGAAGTTCGAGGACCGCGCGGAAGTTTTGCGCGAGAAGGGAACGAACCGCAGCCGGTTCTTCCGCGGCCAGGTGGACAAGTATTCGTGGGTGGACCTCGGGTCGAGCTACCTGCCGTCCGACATGCTCGCCGCGTTTCTCTACGCGCAGTTGGAGCGCCGCGACGAAATTCAGGCGCGGCGCAAGCGAATATGGGTAACCTACGCGACGGAGCTCGGCGATTGGTGCGAGGCGCACGGTGTGCGGCAGCCGGTTGTCCCGCAGCATTGCGACCAGGCCTACCACATGTTCTACATGCTCATGCCGTCGTTCGCCGCGCGGCAGGGGCTAATCGCGCACCTCAGGGAACACAACATCACCGCGGTGTTTCATTATCTGCCGCTCCACACCTCGGACATGGGCATGCGCTTCGGCTACCGCGAGGGCGACTTCCCCGTGACGGAGGACATCAGCGATCGCTTGCTCCGTCTGCCGATGTTCAACGGCATGGCCGACGAGGAACTCGAACGCGTTGTCGACGCCGTGTCGAGCTATGGCGCGGGGTAG
- a CDS encoding GHMP kinase, whose product MPRPIPIYRAKAPLRISFAGGGTDVDPYRSQFGGCTLSATIDKFAYVSCRPRTDDTIEVRSLDYDIVAKYSTKQAFVMDGELDLAKAVIAKLRRGAPAKGFDLFMHSDAPPGSGLGSSSTMVVALVSVFKEFFKRPLTSYEIAELAYEIERIDLGLKGGMQDQYGATFGGFNFIEYDAEKAIVNPLRLSPETLLELHYSLVLCYTRQTRQSAGIIDEQIAHIERGDDDALRATHAIKDLCVQMKNALLQGRLSEFGELMHASWEQKKRIASRITNTRIDEMYEEARKLGATGGKILGAGGGGYLLVFAPFDKRHVIMRRLGDMGGQPIDFNFEPQGTVTWRAAG is encoded by the coding sequence ATGCCCCGCCCCATTCCGATTTACCGCGCGAAGGCCCCGCTGCGAATCAGTTTTGCAGGCGGCGGCACCGATGTCGATCCCTATCGTTCGCAGTTCGGCGGATGCACGCTCAGCGCGACTATCGACAAGTTCGCCTACGTGAGCTGCCGTCCGCGGACGGACGACACAATCGAAGTGCGTTCGCTCGATTACGACATCGTCGCGAAGTATTCGACGAAGCAGGCGTTTGTCATGGACGGCGAGTTGGATCTTGCGAAGGCGGTCATCGCGAAGCTTCGGCGCGGCGCGCCCGCCAAAGGTTTCGACCTGTTCATGCACAGCGATGCGCCTCCGGGCAGCGGTCTCGGCAGTTCGTCGACGATGGTGGTCGCTCTTGTCAGCGTGTTCAAGGAGTTCTTCAAGCGCCCGCTTACTTCGTATGAGATTGCGGAACTCGCCTACGAAATCGAACGAATAGACTTGGGATTGAAGGGCGGCATGCAGGACCAGTATGGCGCGACGTTTGGCGGGTTCAACTTCATCGAATACGACGCGGAGAAGGCGATCGTCAATCCGCTTCGTTTGAGTCCCGAAACGCTGCTCGAACTGCACTACTCGCTCGTGCTCTGCTACACGCGCCAGACGAGACAATCCGCGGGCATCATCGACGAGCAGATTGCCCATATCGAACGCGGTGACGATGACGCGCTTCGCGCGACGCATGCGATCAAGGACCTGTGCGTCCAGATGAAGAACGCGCTGCTTCAGGGACGGCTAAGCGAATTCGGCGAACTCATGCACGCGTCGTGGGAGCAGAAAAAACGGATCGCGTCGAGAATCACGAACACGCGCATCGACGAGATGTACGAGGAGGCGCGCAAGCTCGGCGCGACCGGCGGAAAAATCCTCGGCGCGGGCGGCGGCGGTTACTTGCTGGTGTTCGCGCCGTTCGACAAACGGCATGTGATCATGCGGCGATTGGGCGATATGGGTGGCCAGCCCATAGACTTCAATTTCGAACCGCAAGGCACGGTCACCTGGCGCGCGGCAGGATAG
- the serC gene encoding 3-phosphoserine/phosphohydroxythreonine transaminase: MEQRVHNFSAGPAGLPLAALEEAQRDLLAYPGAGASIMEISHRSKTFEAVLQSAKSNIVQLLNVPSNYKVLFLQGGASMQFSQVPINFLRGTGKSADYIITGAWGSKAIKEAKKEGAARAAWSGKEQGFNRVPAQSELDLDANAAYCHFTTNETIEGVQFQAEPNVGGVPLVCDMSSDFLCRPFDVSKYAFIYAGAQKNIGPAGVVVVIVREDMLARVPEGLPSMLDYKLIAENDSLYNTPPCFAIYMVMLVTKWLASDIGGLAKMEAINNQKAKLLYEAIDASGGYYRGHAKPDCRSLMNVTWRLPSEELEAKFVKEAKAAGMDGLKGHRSVGGIRASIYNAMTVEGCNALASFMADFKSKNG; this comes from the coding sequence ATGGAACAGCGCGTACACAACTTTTCCGCGGGCCCGGCGGGGCTGCCCCTGGCGGCGCTCGAAGAGGCCCAGCGCGACCTGCTGGCGTACCCCGGCGCGGGCGCGTCCATCATGGAAATCAGCCACCGTTCGAAAACCTTCGAAGCGGTGCTCCAATCGGCCAAGAGCAATATCGTCCAACTGCTGAACGTGCCGTCGAACTACAAGGTCCTGTTCCTGCAGGGCGGCGCGTCGATGCAGTTCTCGCAGGTGCCGATTAATTTCCTGCGCGGCACGGGCAAATCGGCGGATTACATCATCACCGGCGCCTGGGGCAGCAAAGCCATCAAGGAAGCGAAAAAGGAAGGCGCGGCGCGTGCTGCGTGGAGCGGCAAGGAACAGGGCTTTAACCGCGTTCCCGCGCAGAGCGAACTCGACCTCGACGCAAACGCCGCCTACTGCCACTTCACGACGAACGAGACCATCGAGGGCGTGCAGTTTCAGGCTGAGCCGAATGTGGGCGGTGTGCCGCTCGTGTGCGACATGTCCTCGGACTTTCTATGCCGCCCGTTCGACGTGAGCAAGTACGCCTTCATTTACGCCGGCGCCCAGAAGAACATCGGCCCGGCAGGCGTCGTCGTGGTCATCGTGCGCGAGGACATGCTGGCGCGCGTGCCGGAAGGCCTGCCGTCGATGCTCGATTACAAACTTATCGCGGAGAACGATTCGCTCTACAACACGCCGCCGTGCTTTGCGATATACATGGTGATGCTCGTCACGAAGTGGCTGGCGAGCGACATCGGCGGCCTCGCGAAGATGGAGGCGATCAACAATCAAAAAGCCAAACTCCTCTACGAGGCGATTGACGCTAGCGGCGGCTACTACCGGGGCCACGCCAAGCCGGACTGCCGCTCGCTGATGAACGTGACCTGGCGCTTGCCCAGTGAGGAACTCGAAGCCAAGTTCGTAAAGGAAGCCAAGGCCGCGGGTATGGACGGCCTCAAAGGCCACCGCAGCGTCGGCGGCATCCGCGCATCGATTTACAACGCGATGACGGTCGAGGGCTGTAACGCACTGGCCAGCTTCATGGCGGATTTCAAATCGAAGAACGGCTAA
- a CDS encoding sterol desaturase family protein has product MVNLIEMAIPFFFVLIFLEIFVGYLIKRRVYRYADSINDLSMGIIDQVGGIFLKSIIGGGYVYIYSNHALFDISASSVWAAIACLLGYDLMYYWAHRCSHDINIMWGSHIPHHQSEEYNLTVALRQGVFQGCFFWLFYLPLAFVGFPPALFITMASIDTLYQFWIHTRTIGKLGPLEWFLNTPSHHRVHHAKNPKYIDKNHGGILIIWDKMFGTFAAEEEEPIYGTATPLRSWNPVWADIHYWVDLWRLAVKAPRWQDRLLIWFKKPAWRPQGLEKQGPPAYLTKQFYEKYNPRIPAGLSLYTLLQFVPALVIGTVFLGYETDMIWQTRAGVAGLVIMTLVCIGGILEAKRWALGLEIARQPVMSVAAFIFASLTFGLDSPAGVIAAAAGTIYSMGMLVWLLQYRAVFTRPFGPVAYAPDTIAPVEDERMPDFPLEQDAAPAAK; this is encoded by the coding sequence ATGGTCAATCTCATTGAAATGGCCATTCCATTTTTCTTTGTACTCATCTTTCTCGAAATCTTTGTCGGCTACCTCATCAAGCGCCGCGTCTATCGCTACGCCGACAGCATCAACGACCTCAGCATGGGCATCATCGATCAGGTGGGTGGGATTTTCCTGAAATCCATCATCGGCGGCGGGTACGTCTACATTTATTCCAACCACGCGCTTTTCGATATTTCCGCATCTTCGGTTTGGGCGGCGATTGCGTGCCTGCTCGGGTACGACCTGATGTACTACTGGGCGCACCGTTGCAGCCACGACATAAACATCATGTGGGGATCGCACATCCCACACCACCAGAGCGAGGAGTACAACCTCACCGTTGCACTGCGGCAGGGCGTGTTTCAAGGCTGTTTTTTCTGGTTGTTCTATCTGCCGCTCGCGTTCGTAGGATTTCCCCCCGCGCTGTTTATCACGATGGCGTCGATCGATACGCTCTACCAATTCTGGATTCATACACGCACGATCGGAAAGCTCGGACCGCTCGAGTGGTTCCTGAACACACCGTCGCACCATCGTGTTCACCACGCGAAGAACCCGAAATATATAGACAAGAACCACGGCGGAATTCTGATTATCTGGGACAAAATGTTCGGTACATTTGCCGCGGAAGAGGAGGAACCGATATACGGAACGGCGACGCCGCTCCGCAGTTGGAACCCCGTTTGGGCGGATATCCATTACTGGGTAGACCTTTGGCGTCTCGCCGTGAAGGCGCCCCGCTGGCAGGACCGATTGCTGATTTGGTTCAAGAAACCGGCGTGGCGGCCGCAAGGGCTCGAAAAGCAGGGTCCGCCGGCGTACCTCACGAAGCAGTTTTATGAGAAATATAACCCACGAATTCCCGCTGGGCTCAGCCTGTACACACTGCTTCAATTCGTCCCCGCGCTCGTTATTGGGACCGTGTTCCTCGGCTACGAGACCGACATGATCTGGCAGACCCGCGCCGGCGTCGCGGGATTGGTCATTATGACGCTTGTCTGCATTGGAGGGATTCTCGAGGCGAAGCGTTGGGCGCTGGGACTGGAGATCGCGCGCCAACCCGTAATGTCGGTGGCTGCGTTCATTTTCGCAAGCCTCACCTTCGGGTTGGATTCGCCGGCTGGCGTGATCGCCGCGGCCGCCGGAACGATCTATTCAATGGGTATGCTCGTCTGGCTGCTTCAGTACCGCGCCGTCTTCACGCGCCCCTTCGGCCCCGTCGCGTACGCACCCGACACCATCGCCCCTGTTGAGGACGAGCGGATGCCAGACTTTCCGCTGGAACAGGACGCGGCCCCCGCGGCGAAGTAA
- a CDS encoding AI-2E family transporter yields the protein MRTVIENPWVRAAGALIALVLLGLLAYALRPVLVPLFLALLVAYVLDPVVDFFEARRIPRMATIVGLAFVAVVLLLSVPLIIVPSVFHQASTLVASARGVYPFDAIDKNGNGAISLSELTRPDRGFDSNDFILFDTDRSGGISETEWDAAMAHAGAAKTGGNALLDRLFDLLPVNQLVNLLELNEQQEPPKSVSEGVSGVAETGDQEPAEDAAPAADPADTATGEAAAAESQPHADGAAEKDARALLAEFIGKNVRDFTVEFMKTHASSLASFGQQAGVNLFGFVASIGQSFVNLLLFLANFALFAIVAGYLLKDFDPLKATARTLIPPRYAPKTLSILGKIDDQLRSFLRGQMTVCICLGVMYTIGFLVFGVPFAIVIGMFSIMASFIPFVGVATTAILGILLTILQHGIDWHLIGVLAVVGVAQFLEGNVLTPKIVGEQVGLNPVWVILAIMVFGNFLGFLGLLLAVPIAAALKVLVVEGVAYYKASPVFAGDAVDEPAPPGDDDAERRKNLR from the coding sequence TTGCGCACAGTAATTGAGAACCCATGGGTGCGGGCGGCGGGTGCGTTGATCGCGCTGGTCTTGCTTGGGCTGCTTGCCTATGCGCTACGGCCGGTGCTGGTCCCATTGTTCCTGGCCCTGCTCGTCGCATACGTGCTCGACCCCGTAGTCGATTTTTTCGAGGCGCGCAGAATCCCGCGCATGGCGACGATTGTCGGCCTTGCGTTCGTCGCCGTCGTGCTCCTCCTCAGCGTCCCGCTAATTATCGTTCCGTCCGTGTTTCATCAGGCAAGCACCTTGGTCGCGTCCGCGCGCGGCGTGTACCCGTTCGATGCGATTGACAAGAACGGAAACGGCGCGATAAGCCTGAGCGAACTAACGCGTCCCGATCGCGGATTCGACAGCAACGATTTCATTCTCTTCGACACGGACCGCAGCGGCGGCATCTCCGAGACCGAGTGGGACGCGGCCATGGCCCACGCGGGCGCGGCCAAGACAGGCGGGAATGCGCTGCTGGATCGACTGTTCGACCTTCTGCCGGTCAACCAATTGGTGAACCTTTTGGAGCTGAATGAGCAACAGGAGCCGCCAAAGTCAGTTTCCGAGGGCGTATCCGGAGTTGCGGAAACCGGAGACCAGGAACCCGCCGAAGACGCCGCGCCCGCGGCCGATCCGGCTGACACGGCGACCGGCGAAGCGGCGGCGGCGGAATCGCAGCCACATGCGGATGGAGCCGCAGAAAAGGATGCGCGCGCACTACTGGCCGAGTTCATTGGGAAGAATGTGCGCGATTTCACGGTCGAGTTCATGAAGACGCACGCGAGCAGTTTGGCGTCGTTTGGACAGCAGGCGGGCGTGAACCTGTTCGGGTTCGTCGCGAGTATCGGTCAAAGTTTTGTGAACTTGCTGTTGTTCCTTGCGAACTTCGCGTTGTTTGCAATTGTCGCCGGATATCTTCTCAAGGATTTTGATCCGTTGAAAGCAACCGCGCGCACGTTGATACCGCCGCGCTACGCGCCGAAGACGCTCTCGATACTCGGCAAAATTGACGACCAGTTGCGCAGCTTTTTGCGTGGCCAAATGACGGTGTGCATTTGCCTTGGCGTGATGTACACAATCGGGTTCCTCGTATTTGGCGTCCCGTTCGCCATCGTCATCGGCATGTTCTCGATCATGGCGTCCTTCATTCCATTCGTTGGCGTGGCCACAACGGCGATTCTCGGCATTCTGTTGACCATATTGCAGCACGGAATTGACTGGCACTTGATTGGTGTATTGGCCGTCGTCGGCGTTGCACAATTCCTCGAAGGCAACGTGTTGACCCCGAAGATCGTCGGCGAGCAGGTCGGACTGAACCCGGTGTGGGTGATCCTCGCGATTATGGTGTTTGGAAACTTTCTCGGTTTCCTAGGGCTGCTGCTCGCGGTGCCAATCGCGGCCGCGCTAAAGGTGCTGGTCGTCGAGGGGGTCGCCTACTACAAAGCGTCGCCGGTCTTCGCGGGCGATGCAGTCGACGAACCGGCGCCTCCGGGGGACGACGACGCCGAACGCCGAAAGAACCTCCGGTAG